Genomic segment of Benincasa hispida cultivar B227 chromosome 1, ASM972705v1, whole genome shotgun sequence:
gtaataaaaacaacaaattGAGACCTCTGAACATTCTTAGGAAGCTTGTAAAAGGACCGTcacattattaaatattaacatGCTGAACAGCATGTTAAATATAAACACTAATGAACATGCttcttttttctaaataaaaatctTAAAAGAACACTAACTTGCTAAATAGGTACATGTCATTTTCACATGGTAAAAATTTCTTTCTAGCAAGCTAAAATCCAATGTGTAAGTAACAATCAAACTCAAAGAATAATAAGCCAAATCAATTTTTCATAACAAGTAAATTCATGTCCAACCAATCTGAATGTAAACTTTTGATAAATTtaggaaaagaaaatttcacCTTCAAAGCAAGCTGATTGATTAGAGTTTGTCTACACAAACTGCTCAAATCTGAAAATCGAAGTAGATTTGAGAAGATTTGACTGAATCTATGAAGAATCAGTGTAGATTTAAAAAAGTGGGGTAAGACCTGGCACGTCACACAAATGGCAGCAACGAACAGCTACTACATATGGCAGATGGCAAACAAAGCAGCTACAAATCTAGACCACAGGTTATGAACACATATCAAACAAAAACCACAAAACGGAGAATGGCGGCAATCCACGTTGCACTGAAGAGGAATCTACGAACAACAACAGTAAGTGGTGACAGATCTAGACCTCGTAGACAAAACCCACAGAATAAACTCACTGCAAATCCACAACGGTGATAAATATGGACTACAATGGCAACCATTTACAACAGATTCACACGAATGGTCGTGTTCCTGACCCAcataagaaagaaaagataGAATTTCACAGAGGAAGGAGGTGAAAAAAGACAGTAAAAAtgtgaaggaaaaaaacattatttaaataGGTCACATGATCTAGGTCAATGACCGACATTGTTAACCGACATTGTAGCTTAAATTTTTTGCATTTTAAAGTTTCCATATGTTTTCCCATGTCCGTCATTGTATCTTCATGAATCTTCATACCACCACTAGAGGTCAAATGAAATCAATCGACCAAAAGAGATTGACCAAACAACGAAAGAAAGATTTGTAAGATAAACCTTTACAATGACATGGACTCTAAGTACGAACATCCCTTCCACTAAAAATTACAACAAAACTCAATTATTCgcataaaataattagataCCAAAAAAAGTTAGAACCTAAGCATATTCAAGATATACCACTAATTTTATATgcacaaatatttttttacacaGAAATGAAAATAACAAAGAGCCAAGTTCAAGGTCGTCATCTTCACCATTGAACCATCTCTGATTCTAAGGTTTAGGTCAAAGTCACTTACTCTCTCCCTCATGACAAGAGGTTGAATGAAAGCAAAGTaattatttttcagtttaaCAAGTGTGGAGTAACGTATCAAACCTTCAACCTTGAAGAGAGTAATATCGAACCTTCAACCTTAAAGAAAGTCATAGATACCTTAACTATTTGGGGACGAACATGTAATGTATGAGATTATTAAATTCATAAACAAGGATATGTAAATCCACATGCAATAGACTTGGCCTTTTAGTTCTAAATTGTATCGATCTAACTTGACTAAATATCTTGGGAAGAAGAGTTCGACAATTAAGGTTGAAGATGGGAGATAAATTAGAAAACTTTGTATCTTGAAAAATGTAAATAAGTATCAAATGATAATATATGTGGTTTATGGTTAAATGATGGAACAGTTGATTAAAAAACTGTTTAAACTACATCATCCTTTCAAGAATTCAACCTGAGATAAAAAATCTTTTGAAGTAGTTAGTTTACAAATTCCCTTTCAAACTTGTAATTTTCCTCCATTCATTTTCAGTTTACTATCCATTATCCCAATTGGAAATAGCCTAGCATTATTgaatataattgactaaattgcCAACTCTATGTCACATTAATTCCTCCCCCCTCCCCccgcaatatatatatatatatatatatatcgtgAGTGTCCAACCCAAGCCGCCTAACCCTGCAATATTTGGATACCAAGAATATTAATCCTGGGTAAGTGGCCTCCATAGATTGAACTTTGAACTCATTCCTTATAAGTATTTTACTATACCCATGGCCTTTATTGCCAACTAGGTTAACCCATGATGATTACttggaagttttttttaatacaactctTTCCAAGTTTCTATTCACTATTCAGGTTGTTCTCTCAATTAAACCAAACAGGTACCTCTCTTTCCAAGCAACTGAAAAAGTctcttgaaagaaaattttcaactaCTAACACAAAAGCAACAAGCAATCCCATGCGAAAAGGCCCATAAGCTCCCAAGTCCCAATTCCTCTTTAGTCAAATTGAAGCTAACCTTTCCTGTGTTTTAAATTCTTCCTCCTAATAACAAGACATCCCGCCATGGAAAAACACCATCTTTGCTACACCTTAAGTCTCTCCATCATTGTCTCACTCGCACTCATTGCCTTTGTCTCATGTGTAGCTGCAGAATTACACAGAACAAAGGTACGACAGAATCAAAAGTCTCTCTGTTAAATACGATTTTGGTTTTTAACTAACTTTCCGACTGATTTTGGTAGACGAATGACCTCAAGTTGGATGGGAAACTGTGCTATTTGCCGGAAAGTCGAGCATTTGGATATGGAGTTGCAGCTTTGGCGTGTTTGGTTATGGCTCAAGTTATCGGGAATATTTTACTTTGCACGAGTTGCAATTTCAAtttaaggaagaagaagagcagTGAACAATCTCCTAAAAGACCAAACTTAGCCacaatttttcttcttgtttcatgGTAGGTTTGATTTATTTCTCTCGTTTAAACTGtttcatcaacctttaagaATTCATTCAAATCACCAATCAATAAGCATAAATATTCAATTACAATCTCCCATATATTCAATAACTCATCATCTAATATCATTCATCttcaatccaaaattaatttgaaaatatttcattCTTCTGATTCAGAATCTTCAAATTATGACAGTTTGTTATATCATGaaacaaaaattcaatataATTGAAGAGGGGATTTGATTTTCTAGGGCAAGCTTTACCGTAGTGATATTGCTACTGAGCGCGGCGTCAAGTATGAGCAGACGGCAACCGTACGCGGCGGGATGGTTGGGCGGCGAGTGCTACTTGGTGAAAAGCGGTGTATACGTCGCCGCAGCAGTTCTAATCCTCATCTCGACATGCTCAACCGTAGGCTCGGCCGTAACAGTTCAGATCAACAAATCCAGAAAATCTACCGCACTgccaaaatgaagaaaaagttcaaacagtagagaaaaataaaagcatCGCAACGGCAATGGCAACGACGGCGGCGGCGATCGCCAGCCTGCAGCGAAAAGCTCCTAGTCGCTATGTTCCTGTGATGGCGCCTCCACTGGACGGGCTCTTGCTcgagttaatttttattttggtgAAAATAACCTAACACCAGTTCAAAATCACTTGGtgtccctaaactttaaaatgGGAGGTTGTTCgtagaaaataaatttgaaaacaatatatctaaaattctggaaataaatttgtaaaatatggCAAATTCAAAAGTATAATTAGGAACGTGTCTTcaacttataaaaaaattgtagatACGGTAAAATtcttaaatctaaaatttatttatccTGTATTTCAATTTTGCCCTTTTATCAGTCAATTAATATCTTTTTTACATCTTTGTTTGTAGCAATATGAATTATTACTCACTTTAATTTTTGCATTTGCtgcattttttattctttttgtagttttttttcttttgaaatgatgttttttttttcatttttaagtacaattgtATAATAGATCGAAGAGATTCAACTTAAAACTCACTAACACTTAGTTTAATATACACATTTTGACAATTTCGTCGTGTTTGGAATAACTAGAGGAAAAATGTTTgtcaatataaatcatttttatgaattttttaaaacacttaaaTAACTAGTCATTTTCAACCTTTTATTAATagtgtatcaagtatatatcaACAGTGTATCGGGCATATATTGTTTGTAGCGGAAGAaaatagaatcattaagcattctaattcatcaattttagcttcATATACTAGTAGTGTtttcaagtgtatatcaataatGAATCAAATGTATCGAGGGTATCAAGTGCATTAGGTGTATCAGTGGGTTGAGTttatttttgctatttttgcaaaattaataaatattgacTATAGgtctaattttttaaacttattttgtcaATTCTGCAAGAAACTCATTCTAAAATGGGGTACAAGGAACAAAGATTTGATTTCCTCTTTTGTCCTTTTTAGTTGATGGTTATAGGGTTATATCATGTAATTTcacattaaaattattaaataaaaatttttcatgtaattcaagttaaaacaaatattttttttttaaaaaaaaaaaaaaaaaaaaaaaaaacattttatctctaaaatcTCAAATTGACATTGAAGTTTCGTActgaaattattaaataaaaaaatttcccaTGTAATTCAGGATAAAacaagaatttctcttaattaaaaaaattcatattttatccctaaaatctcaaattcacgttagagaaggaaaatttaaaagaaataaaagcatCTTTCATCTCTAAAATCTCAAGTtcacattaaataaaagaaaaaaaaatcaaatgttaaATAGAATACCTTTATGCACGTTAAGTAAGatgtttcttttcttgtttcttttttcttttctttttttttccgattacacattaattaaaaaaacaataagtttttcctttgtttttttgtCGTATAGTagatttagaaaaaaatcacatttcATCTTTCTATATATATCATACTATATCATGTTAatataatttgatataaaataaaagtatgaaatataaattttaacagGTATCTCTTctggatttaaaaaataaaataaaataatctacatattatttaaacctaaaatctaaaatgggcatggaaatttttttaaaaaacagtATAAAACTCTAAATGGCGTTAAAAggcacaaaaataaaatttaagaaaaactttaaattatgttaaaaagaaaagaaaaattaaaacatcacaaaaattacgttaagaaaataaacatataaaataacaaatctGTACCTAAAATTTAAAcagaaaaatttttaaaaaaataaaataaaactctaaatcacgtcaaaagaaaaaaaatcacattaatgaagttaagaaaaattaaaaatttatttactaTCTAAATCTgatcttctaaaatttaaaaatggctattgaaaaatatgtatctatatactatgaaaaatcacattaaaaatattttttgataaaaatctagatttagattttatctataatcttttgttatctaaaaaagtcatggatgaaaattcattttatctaaaaattaataaaaattgaagttaaagaatttttcaaataaaaaataaaaaaatctatatattatcaaaatctaaaatctaaaaggggtatgaaaaaagaattaaaaacacAATGAAATTCTAATTCACATTAAaaggaataaaaataaaatttaagaataattttaaatcagccaaaaagaaaaaataaaatatcacaaaaatcatgttaagaaaaaaaaattatttactatctaaatctaaaaaggatatgaaaaaaaaaaaatttaaaacacaataaaattctaaatcgcATTAAAAAGGTAAAAATCACACAAATTactttagaaaattaaaaaataaataaataatctatttactatttaaatcTAATCTTCTGCAATCTAAAAATACTACGAAAAATATCTATATACCATGAAAAGTCACcatgaaaaatcatttttttttataaaaatatagatTTAGATTTATCTATAATCAAATGCTatctaaaaaattattgatgaaaaTCTTTAGAATAAATTTCCAATATATATACTTTCTAAATCTAAAAACTAAAAgggatttattttttttaacccaATAAAACTCTAAATCACattaaaaggagaaaaaatcATATAAGTCATGTCAAAAAAATCTAAGGGTCTGTTTGGTAGGCAGCTCAAGTTTTCAGACTCGCTGAGTTCAACGAATATGTGTTTGGTTTATCGTATGGATTTTGTTTCCAAAAACTGTTTCCAGATTCTTTGATCCAAACCGTGCAAattctaaaaaacaacttttttatgtttttagtggatcaaaattttgagttcaaaattttaaaatgcataattatatttaaaatgataaaaataacaatacaaTTATACTATTTCATATTATAAACTCaactatttttgttaaatttagaATGTGtaatgtattatatatattatatgatattaaaaaataataattatataaaaactttaatataaaacaagttcataaattaatttgcAATGGTTTACATTCAATCTAGTATTTAGTGACTAactgaatatattttcaatcacacttttaaaatttatttaaattagagtTTAATTTCTAAATCTGCTACCAAACAaatatctgaaaacat
This window contains:
- the LOC120084104 gene encoding protein MODIFYING WALL LIGNIN-2-like; translated protein: MEKHHLCYTLSLSIIVSLALIAFVSCVAAELHRTKTNDLKLDGKLCYLPESRAFGYGVAALACLVMAQVIGNILLCTSCNFNLRKKKSSEQSPKRPNLATIFLLVSWASFTVVILLLSAASSMSRRQPYAAGWLGGECYLVKSGVYVAAAVLILISTCSTVGSAVTVQINKSRKSTALPK